The following is a genomic window from Pedobacter sp. KBS0701.
TTTATGCAACCAGGTATTGGATAATGTTCCGGGAATAAATATGGATGCCAGTCTTAAATCCAGATATCTGGCTGAAGCAAAATTTGTTCGTGCCTATTCTTATTTCAGATTAGTACGTGCATTTGGCGATATTCCTTTACGCTTAAATGTACCTAAAGATCCATCTGAGTTTAACATTCCAAGAACACCTAAAGCACAGGTATATGCAGCAATTGAAAAAGATTTAGACGAAGCAGCTGCAGTATTGCCTCAATCTTATCCATCTGCTGATTTAGGCAGGGCAACTAAAGGCGCAGCTTTAGCACTTCATGCTAAAGTGGCAATGTATCTTAAAAAATGGGATCAAGTATTATCACTTACCAATACCGTTATGACTTTAGGATATGATTTATACCCTAATTTCGAACAGAGTTTTCGTTTAAATCATGAGAACAATATTGAATCTATTTTCGAAATCCAATGCGAACTTTTGTTGAACAACAAAGATGCATCTAACTCACAATATAGCCAGGTACAGGGTGCCAGAGGAAACACCCCGGATACAGGCTGGGGCTTTAATGTACCAACTGCTGCATTAGAATCGGCTTACGAAGCTGGCGATGTACGTCGTGATGCAACCATCCTTTACAGGGGAGAAACTACTCCGGAAGGTGATGCTATTTCCAATACAGCAGATAATCCGATGTATAATCAAAAAGCTTATGTACCATTTAATAAAATTGTTACTGGTTTTAATCAGGGGGCTGATCAAAACGTAAGAGTAATGCGTTTTGCAGAGGTTTTATTAATGAATGCTGAAGCAGCAAACGAACAGGGAAATACAACTTTAGCACTAACTTCGTTAAACCGTGTCCGTGCGCGTGCAAGAGGTGGTGTAGCAGGTGTTGTACCCGATGTAACTACAACAGACAAAGAGACTTTACGCCAAGCAATCTGGAAAGAAAGATTTGTTGAATTGGCTATGGAATCTGATCGTTATTTTGATGTGATCCGTCAAGGACGTGCTGCTACAGTTTTTGGTCCTAAAGGCTGGAAAACCGGTAAAAACGAGGTTTGGCCAATTCCTTCTCAAGAGATTGAAAAAAGCGCAGGTACAATCACACAAAATCCTGGTTATTAATTGCTAATTTTTATAGAAAAGAAATGAAAACAAAATATTTTTTATTAATGGCAGCTATAACTTTAGGGTTATCCTCCTGCCAGAAAAAATTTGATCCATCAAGTTATGCACCAGCATTAAATATCGGTGGCTATACCAGCGCAAAACAAATT
Proteins encoded in this region:
- a CDS encoding RagB/SusD family nutrient uptake outer membrane protein, encoding MNYKNTYIQKIGMLTICSSLLVMSACKKSFLDVDPQAKQPAVTFWKTADDATSAVNSIYGNLRNWANTAFPALAIESIGSDEAEKGSSPNDSSYMNEYDQFTASSTTIQLNGFWEGQYQNINLCNQVLDNVPGINMDASLKSRYLAEAKFVRAYSYFRLVRAFGDIPLRLNVPKDPSEFNIPRTPKAQVYAAIEKDLDEAAAVLPQSYPSADLGRATKGAALALHAKVAMYLKKWDQVLSLTNTVMTLGYDLYPNFEQSFRLNHENNIESIFEIQCELLLNNKDASNSQYSQVQGARGNTPDTGWGFNVPTAALESAYEAGDVRRDATILYRGETTPEGDAISNTADNPMYNQKAYVPFNKIVTGFNQGADQNVRVMRFAEVLLMNAEAANEQGNTTLALTSLNRVRARARGGVAGVVPDVTTTDKETLRQAIWKERFVELAMESDRYFDVIRQGRAATVFGPKGWKTGKNEVWPIPSQEIEKSAGTITQNPGY